One region of Bacteroidota bacterium genomic DNA includes:
- a CDS encoding T9SS type A sorting domain-containing protein yields the protein MKRILTLLCLFVFAKVGFSQIVISGVMGNPSGTDSMYEYVQLVATQNINFSTNPHTVVFLNNGTATKKGWVNGLSISYGFHLNSGTVNKGDVFYVGGSGKKVSGGQSADISSQIWIKTLTPHTTAGDGFGSANSNGGGIFGNGGANADGVGVFVGALTANDSTAVPIDAIFMGSGIGTAKPATAGAGYTVPTNDKYSNSQGLFGEGTNTFIAPDINVASSFTQLTGTYDATSNTWTTARSAVTKVLTSAATIDSIATQITITSSNPTIVVNTAGFTNDFGLTYPNNPSSASNFVFEGSNLTDSLMISVNAPFEIRTGVNAFSSGTIKVPHSSGTITTTVLDVRFNPTSTGVFEDSIVFSSPGATDKKVYVKGTSSNYPELSFKVTSFNVSEAVGSISLQIDIANANSNATTCSLSVVGGNATAGSDYTFSSPQVINFPANSSDSIVVNIPIINDNVSEAVETIWFALSNATNGAVFSNSDSALVTITDNDYRKVNIADIRGVNANGVSDSLNKLYEITGVVYGDNLRTTGFQFTLRDQTAGIGIFSPASAFGYTVAQGDSLTIRGRLSQFNGLAQLDFLDTIIFHQSNQPLRTPFLITTLNENGESELVRMNNVTAKTGNWISGNQYVYYNGGADSVMVRLVPNTHKLIGKPKPTKAFSIIGIGGQFDASSPYNSGYQLFPRDSNDIIIPADSLSAFNLLTPANGSTVTIQGASIQTLDATWGTPIPAQGLNPATYTFMLDVPAGDFSSPLASFPSNVGGSAPSISLPYFQIINLMNAQGINVGQSISLQWTVRATTGSYNRFANQPFAITLVRERMNSVGNTANNPLAVYPNPANTDVLVEMPETINTVSVSTIEGKQVIALNNVNTFSTGVDVSMLEAGIYMLTVETATGTYTQRLAIQR from the coding sequence ATGAAGAGAATTTTAACGCTATTGTGCCTGTTTGTGTTTGCAAAGGTAGGCTTTTCGCAAATTGTTATCTCAGGGGTTATGGGTAACCCTTCGGGAACAGACTCGATGTACGAGTATGTTCAGCTAGTTGCAACGCAAAACATCAACTTTTCTACCAACCCACACACGGTTGTTTTTCTTAACAACGGTACAGCAACAAAAAAAGGATGGGTAAACGGTTTAAGCATTTCTTACGGTTTTCACCTAAACAGCGGAACTGTAAATAAAGGTGACGTTTTTTATGTAGGTGGCTCAGGTAAAAAAGTAAGCGGTGGACAAAGTGCTGATATAAGCAGCCAAATTTGGATTAAAACCCTTACACCACATACTACAGCGGGTGATGGTTTTGGCTCTGCCAATTCAAATGGCGGAGGTATTTTTGGTAACGGTGGTGCTAATGCTGATGGTGTAGGCGTTTTTGTAGGCGCACTAACTGCCAACGATTCTACTGCTGTGCCTATTGATGCTATATTTATGGGTTCAGGTATAGGTACTGCTAAACCTGCTACTGCGGGTGCAGGCTATACTGTGCCTACCAATGATAAATACAGCAACTCACAAGGTTTGTTTGGTGAAGGTACTAACACGTTTATTGCTCCTGATATTAACGTAGCAAGTTCATTTACTCAATTAACAGGTACTTATGATGCTACTTCAAATACATGGACAACTGCCCGTTCAGCCGTAACAAAAGTTTTAACCAGTGCGGCTACTATTGATAGTATTGCTACACAAATTACCATCACATCAAGCAACCCTACTATTGTTGTAAACACCGCAGGTTTTACTAATGATTTTGGTTTAACTTATCCTAACAACCCTTCATCAGCGTCTAACTTTGTTTTTGAAGGCAGCAACCTTACCGATTCATTAATGATTAGTGTAAATGCTCCTTTCGAAATCCGCACAGGTGTTAATGCGTTTTCTAGTGGTACTATTAAAGTTCCTCATTCATCAGGCACTATCACTACTACTGTTTTAGATGTTCGTTTCAACCCAACTTCTACCGGTGTGTTCGAAGACTCAATCGTGTTTAGCAGCCCCGGTGCTACCGATAAAAAAGTATATGTAAAAGGTACTTCATCAAACTATCCTGAACTTAGCTTTAAAGTTACTTCGTTCAACGTTAGCGAAGCAGTAGGCAGCATCTCACTTCAAATTGATATTGCCAATGCTAACAGCAATGCCACTACTTGCAGTCTTTCAGTAGTAGGCGGTAATGCTACAGCCGGTTCTGATTATACGTTCTCTTCGCCACAGGTGATTAACTTCCCTGCTAACTCATCGGATAGCATTGTGGTTAATATTCCTATTATTAATGATAATGTTTCTGAAGCTGTTGAAACCATCTGGTTTGCACTAAGCAACGCTACTAACGGTGCTGTGTTTAGCAATAGCGACAGCGCTTTGGTAACTATTACTGATAACGATTACCGCAAGGTGAACATTGCCGACATAAGGGGTGTGAATGCAAATGGTGTTTCTGACTCTTTGAACAAATTGTATGAAATTACAGGTGTTGTTTACGGTGATAACTTAAGAACCACAGGTTTCCAATTTACTTTGCGCGACCAAACTGCGGGTATCGGTATTTTTAGCCCTGCCAGTGCATTTGGCTATACAGTTGCCCAAGGCGATAGCTTAACCATTCGTGGCAGGTTATCACAATTCAACGGTTTGGCTCAGCTTGATTTCTTGGATACGATTATCTTCCACCAATCAAACCAACCGCTAAGAACTCCTTTCTTGATCACTACTTTGAATGAAAACGGCGAATCGGAACTTGTACGTATGAACAACGTTACTGCTAAAACCGGCAACTGGATTTCAGGTAACCAATATGTTTACTACAACGGCGGTGCTGACTCTGTAATGGTTCGTTTAGTACCTAATACCCACAAACTTATCGGAAAACCAAAACCAACCAAAGCATTTAGCATTATTGGTATTGGCGGTCAGTTTGATGCTTCATCACCCTACAACAGCGGTTACCAATTGTTCCCTCGCGACAGCAACGATATTATCATCCCTGCTGATTCACTTTCAGCATTCAACCTGCTAACCCCTGCAAACGGCAGCACAGTAACTATTCAAGGCGCATCTATCCAAACATTGGATGCTACTTGGGGAACTCCAATACCTGCGCAAGGCTTAAACCCTGCTACCTACACCTTTATGTTGGATGTACCTGCGGGTGATTTCTCAAGCCCATTGGCAAGCTTCCCATCAAATGTTGGTGGTAGTGCTCCGTCTATTTCATTACCTTACTTCCAAATCATCAACTTGATGAATGCACAAGGTATCAATGTGGGTCAATCTATATCACTGCAATGGACTGTTAGGGCTACTACAGGCTCATACAACAGGTTTGCCAACCAGCCTTTTGCTATAACATTGGTTAGAGAGCGTATGAACAGTGTTGGAAATACAGCCAATAACCCATTAGCAGTTTATCCTAACCCTGCTAATACTGATGTTTTGGTTGAAATGCCTGAAACCATCAATACTGTATCTGTAAGCACTATTGAAGGCAAACAAGTAATTGCGCTTAACAATGTAAACACCTTCTCAACCGGTGTTGATGTGAGCATGCTTGAAGCCGGAATTTATATGCTGACTGTTGAGACTGCCACCGGCACCTATACTCAACGTTTGGCTATACAACGCTAA
- a CDS encoding helix-turn-helix transcriptional regulator: MDIKQQAQAVQQQIGRLVKLSRETNGWSQQQLADKMQLPQSRVARIEAGEFNFTVETLCRIANAFGRPLDIKF, from the coding sequence ATGGATATAAAACAACAGGCACAAGCAGTGCAGCAACAAATAGGGCGGCTTGTTAAACTTAGTAGAGAAACAAATGGGTGGAGCCAACAGCAGCTTGCGGATAAAATGCAATTGCCGCAATCAAGGGTGGCGCGTATAGAGGCCGGAGAGTTTAACTTTACGGTTGAAACGCTTTGTAGAATTGCAAACGCGTTTGGCAGGCCGTTGGATATAAAATTTTAA